Part of the Methanobacterium alcaliphilum genome is shown below.
TCCCCAATCCCTTATTCTACCCCAAAATTCCATTAGAATGATAGAGAAAGACTTAGAGTGGGTAGAGGCAGTGGATATAAAAAGTGAAGAAAAATATTTAGTTCCTGCTAATGCGGTTTATCATCCGTATTACAGCGAAAAATCGGCACTCCTATTTAAATCTAATACCAATGGTTTGGCGTCAGGTAACCTGATTGAAGAAGCTGTTTTTCACGGCATAACTGAAGTGATTGAAAGAGATGCCTGGAGCATTTTTGAGGTAAACCGCTGCCAGAAAACAGAAATTAAATGCGAAGAGTCAGATAATGAAATTATTAATGGCCTTTTAGCTAAATTTAATGATGCCCAAATAAATATAAAAATTATCGATTTAACAGCAGACATTAAAGTAACCACCATAGCTGCAGTAGCTGATGATCCTGTTTTAAAAGATCCTGCTTTATTAACTATGGGCGTAGGTACCCATTTAGATCCTAAAATAGCAGTTATTAGAGCTTTAACTGAAGTTGCCCAAAGTAGAGCAACACAAATCCATGGAACCAGAGAAGATACTGTTAGAGCTGTTTTCATGCGTAAAGCGGGATACGATAGAATGAAACGAATCAATAAACATTGGTTCGGAGAAATGGATAAACAAGTTCATTTAGAAGATTTAAAAAATAAATCATCAAGTTCATTTAAAAAAGACATAAACACATCTCTAAAAGAGATAGAAAGATGTGGCATTGAAAAAGTTTTATTCGTGGATTTGACCCGTGAAAACATTAAAATACCAGTGGTGAGAGTCATAATCCCTGGAATGGAAGTCTTTTCAGTTGATTCAGATCGTGTTGGAGATCGGTTGAAGAAATCAATAATTTAATATCCATTTAAATGATTAAAAACTATTTCTCTTTTTAGGTTAGCTTTAATTTAAATTAATAATTTCTCAAAAATTATTTCTATTTTTAAATTAAATACTAAATTATATCTTGATAATTACACTAAAAATTAATATTAAAATAGATTATAGTCATTTTTTAGGTTATAAACATCAAAATCCCCATTTTCATAAAAGAGGCGCATGATGAATTCAAATAAACCATTTAATAAAAAAATAATAATTTTCACTGGACCCTCCCTCAATTCCCAGGAGGCAGAAAAGGTAATTCCTGCCGAATATAGGCCACCTATAAAAAGAGGAGATATTTTAAGCATATTAAATGATTCTCCAGACATCATCGGCATTATTGATGGCGTTTTTCATCAGCAACCTGCAGTTTCCCATCGCGAGATAATGAGTGCTCTAAAAAAAGGAATTATTGTTGTGGGTGGTTCGAGCATGGGCGCTCTTAGAGCATCTGAATTAGATGAATTAGGCATGAAAGGAATAGGCTATGTGTACCATCAATATAAAAAAGGTGAAATTGAATCAGATGATGATGTTGCCATTGTTTTTAACCCACAAACTTATGAACAGCTTTCGGATGCACTGGTTAGTATAACTTTTAATTTTAAACAAGCTGAAGATCAAGGCATTATAACTAAAAATGAATTAAAAATTTTACTTGACACTGCCAAGTCAATTTTTTACCCGAAAAGAAATTATGAAAAGATTTTTCAAGAATCTAGCCTGGATTTAAAAACTATAACTAACCTTCGAAATTTTATAAATACTGAAGGATGCGACGTAAAAAGAAAAGATGCATTAAAAGTCCTAGAATATATTGCAAAAATATCCCATTTCTCATATAAATAACTGAATAATTGGAGGTTACTTCCATGGAACTGGATAAGAAACTAGAAGAAGTGAAAAACATCCTTAAAGCTAAAAAAATCATTATTGCTTTTTCAGGAGGGGCAGACAGCACTCTCTTAGCATATATTGCATCCCAAGTTACAGAAAAAGCTCTGGCAGTAACCATAGACAATGGTGTAATGCCTAATGAGTGCAGTCGTAATGCTAAAAAAATAGCTGAAAAAATTGGCATTGACCATGTTATTATAAAAGAAGATTTTCTAGATGATGATCTATTTAAAGAGAATAATCCAAACCGGTGCTTTATCTGTAAAAACAAAATGTACCATAAGTTGCAAGAAATTGCTCAAAAAGAGGAATATCCTTTAGTTGTAGATGGAACCAATATAAGCGATCTCTTAGAAGATCGCCCGGGGATAATGGTTAACTACCAAAAAAATATTTCCAGCCCTTTAGTAACAGCAGGCCTTACCAAAGAAGACGTATTAAAAATATTGGAAAGTGAAAAAATCAGTTACTCTTTATCTACCACTTGTTTAGCAACTAGATTATCTTCTGGCGATGAAATTACTCCTAAAAAAATAAATAGAATATCATATGCAGAATCTCTTTTAAAAAGTTTATCAAAGGCACAAATCATACGTGTAAGGGATCAAAATGGGGTAGCTCAGATTCAAATTGATAAAATGGATTCCCTTTTAAATAGCGAAACGCTTAACCACATAGATTCTGAACTCAAAGCAGTGGGTTTTAAGAGAGTTACTTTAGATATAGGGGAATACGGCGAAAGTAAAAACGATTTAGTTATTTATAAACCTTGCAAAGCAGAAAAAAACAAGATCATGTTTGAAAGAGAACTTCCCTATGAGATAGATATTGAAAACACATGCAATGAATTGAAATCAATTGGTGCTGTAAAGTGTTCAGAATCAATGGGTATTGCAATGCTGGAAGTTGAAAATCAAAATGTAACAATATTTAAAAAAGGAAAAATTGTTGCCAGAAAAGTAAAAAACCAAGAAGATGCTGAAAAACTACTAATTAAAGTTTTGCCTGCAATTAGAAGATCGATTTTTTAAATTTATTAAATGGTTTTTTGAATATTTTCTTTAATCTTGCGCCTAAAACTAGTCATTTTAGAAAAAGTTCCTCTTAAATCAGGGCCTTG
Proteins encoded:
- a CDS encoding YcaO-related McrA-glycine thioamidation protein — its product is MFSDVPVKYVGCTHRALKPSQTIEKVEKKLKKAGVSRITDITHLDRVGIPVYSAIRPTAQEGAVSIYAGKGATPIQAKASAMMEAFERYSAEKIGEHQSKIIKGDFEKLDNCINPQSLILPQNSIRMIEKDLEWVEAVDIKSEEKYLVPANAVYHPYYSEKSALLFKSNTNGLASGNLIEEAVFHGITEVIERDAWSIFEVNRCQKTEIKCEESDNEIINGLLAKFNDAQINIKIIDLTADIKVTTIAAVADDPVLKDPALLTMGVGTHLDPKIAVIRALTEVAQSRATQIHGTREDTVRAVFMRKAGYDRMKRINKHWFGEMDKQVHLEDLKNKSSSSFKKDINTSLKEIERCGIEKVLFVDLTRENIKIPVVRVIIPGMEVFSVDSDRVGDRLKKSII
- a CDS encoding TfuA-related McrA-glycine thioamidation protein, translated to MNSNKPFNKKIIIFTGPSLNSQEAEKVIPAEYRPPIKRGDILSILNDSPDIIGIIDGVFHQQPAVSHREIMSALKKGIIVVGGSSMGALRASELDELGMKGIGYVYHQYKKGEIESDDDVAIVFNPQTYEQLSDALVSITFNFKQAEDQGIITKNELKILLDTAKSIFYPKRNYEKIFQESSLDLKTITNLRNFINTEGCDVKRKDALKVLEYIAKISHFSYK
- the larE gene encoding ATP-dependent sacrificial sulfur transferase LarE, with translation MELDKKLEEVKNILKAKKIIIAFSGGADSTLLAYIASQVTEKALAVTIDNGVMPNECSRNAKKIAEKIGIDHVIIKEDFLDDDLFKENNPNRCFICKNKMYHKLQEIAQKEEYPLVVDGTNISDLLEDRPGIMVNYQKNISSPLVTAGLTKEDVLKILESEKISYSLSTTCLATRLSSGDEITPKKINRISYAESLLKSLSKAQIIRVRDQNGVAQIQIDKMDSLLNSETLNHIDSELKAVGFKRVTLDIGEYGESKNDLVIYKPCKAEKNKIMFERELPYEIDIENTCNELKSIGAVKCSESMGIAMLEVENQNVTIFKKGKIVARKVKNQEDAEKLLIKVLPAIRRSIF